The sequence below is a genomic window from Silene latifolia isolate original U9 population chromosome 7, ASM4854445v1, whole genome shotgun sequence.
tcccaaaaaaatttaaaaaattgtaAACTAACCGTAGTCATCATCGTATAACTCATTTCTATAAAACTATTTTACGAATGTTATTATAAAACGAGTGATAATTTACTTAGGTGATTCTTTAAAATAACTTTTACCAGCCAGTGCTTTTCATGATAGGAGCATCAACATCtttgtaatatattttttttgttcTATTATAAAACTGTTTTACACTTTTAGAAGAAACCGTATTTAATTTCTTTTCGATATAATTATATAAAAATCTCACAATAATTTCATCGTATATAAAAGGTCTCACAATAATCTTATCATAACACTTAAATTAAGACacttataaataaataaatccccaAAAAACCAACATCCACATTCCACACCTATCAATCAACCAATTCATTCTCTTCATTCGTAACCTTTCAATCATGGAGGTCGACTCGGGAGCAGACTCAGTGAGTTCAACTCCACGAGCCACCAACAAACTCGCTAACGACGACAACAAATCAATAGTACGTCTCATGTGCAGCTTCGGTGGCAAAATCGTTCCTAGACCTCACGACAATCAACTCCGTTACGTCGGCGGCGATACTCGTATCGTCGCCGTTCATCGTACCACGACATACAACGCACTCATCGCTAAATTATCGAAACTCGTAAACGGTATCGATTTTACGGTCAAATACCAATTACCTAATGAAGACCTTGATGCTCTTATCACTGTATCAAATGATGAGGATATTGATAATATGTTAGACGAATTCGACCGTCTAACTATTACCACTACTACTACCGCTGCTACTATTACGTCGAAtaataacattaataataataatattaataatagtagCAGcggtagtagtaataataatagggtTGTGAGGTTAAGGTTGTTTTTATTTCCTACGTCTCTCAGTCGCGAAACGAGTGAAATTGATACTAATTCGAGGACGAGTAGTATCGCGTCGTTGTTAGACGGTTCGAAGAAGCGAGAAAATTGGTTTCTCGACGCGTTGAATGGCGGAGGTGCGGCGTTGGAGAGGCGGAGGTCTGAAGCGTCTTCGATTGTGTCTGAGGTTCCGGATTATTTATTCGGGTTGGATAATTCGGATGATACGGATAAAAGGGTGAAAAGTCGGACCGGGTTGGGTGATGGTGTTCCCGGTTCGGACCCGGGTTCGCCTGCTTTTGGGTCAACTTCTTCTGCCTCGCAATTGCCTACTTTGCCTCCTGTTAAAACTAAGTTGGAGGGTCCGAACCCGGGTCTGAATCCCGGTTTGAGTTCGGGTTGGGGTCCGGGGTCGAACCCGGGTTCGCCGTATCCAGTTCATCATCAACCTCAACCGGGTGTGCAGAGTATTCCGGTTTATTATGTCCCagccggtccaggtcaaggtccggGTGTGGTCCCACAAAGGAATTCACATCTTCAACCGGTGCCAGTCCCGGTCCAAGTTCAAGTTCCAGTTCCGGGTCATTTTGTTCAACAATATGGTCCAGGTCCGGTTCAAGTCCCGGTTGGGTATTCAGGTCCTGGACCGGTGTATGGTGCTGGACCGTTTCGGCCCGTTGAAGGGATGGATCCTTTTGTCATGCAAATGCAAGGGAACATGGGTCCAGGTCTAGGTCCGGGTTTGGGTCAGGTTCAAGGGTCAAGTGGCGTGAGTCAACCTTTATTCTACGCGGTAAATAAGCCGGGTATGGATGCAAATTATCCTCCGGGTATGATTCTCCCGGTGTCGGGAGAGGAAATGGGTGGATATGGACAACCCGGGTTGGATGCACCAAAGGGGAGGACTATGCAACCTTAGCATGCACCAGCCGACCATGACCGAAACTAAGATTTAATACTAGAGTCTACTTAAGTCGAATGgtaataatattttgtttttttggtcaaacaattaaaaatgtgaagtgtgtaataatttttttttttttgcattttttttttcttattttgttttaatttttcttGTAATTTTGAAGAAAAGAATATAATGTGTAAACAAGGTTTTGATAAAGTTACCTATTGAAGAGAATAATGGCCTTTTGCTCTTTTTGGATGAAATTGGCAAATAAAAAAACAAAGTGAAAATGTATAAAGTGGTTGGAAATTAAAGTAAGTCCAACAAGAATGGTATCATATGAGAGATTGTTAGGTAAAGTAATGTTGTGGTGAGTCATTACTTGCTAGTCACTAACATAACATGCCCCCACCCTATGTTATGTAAGCATGTTTTTTTccgcaaattcttgtttaagaaaATAATATCTGTCGTAAACTTAAAATGGGGTTAGTAATTAGTATGTTAGATGAGACAAAAGGAAATTGTCTTAGAATAACAAAAGATTTGTCCTATGTATGTAAGCGGGGGTATTCTTAAGATGGATAGTATCGTTTTAAGAAAGACTTACTGCTTGTATTGGTATTGTTCATATTGGGAGGTTAGATACTTAGATGCCTCAATTTGTTAGGAAAGGTTTTGACATGTAGGCATCATTTTTGTGAGTGTGAGTGATCAAATTGATTTTGATGATGACGGATTTGGATTCGCATTCATCTGACATTTATGAAGGTATAGAATTACTGGTCGTGTCTCAACCATCACTCGGATATGGACGGAGATATACCCCAGCTCGAAGGTCCCCACGGTCCTGGTGTAGGTTAATGTGTGATCTGTGGAGGTTGTTGAACTGACTGGTTCTGGTGGTTAGTTGGTTACTGCTACAACAACCAGTCAATATTAAAATGATTCAAAATCCATAAGGGTATCTGAAATCCATACTCGAAGGCGACCAGTCATGTTCTAAATTGC
It includes:
- the LOC141592975 gene encoding uncharacterized protein LOC141592975, giving the protein MEVDSGADSVSSTPRATNKLANDDNKSIVRLMCSFGGKIVPRPHDNQLRYVGGDTRIVAVHRTTTYNALIAKLSKLVNGIDFTVKYQLPNEDLDALITVSNDEDIDNMLDEFDRLTITTTTTAATITSNNNINNNNINNSSSGSSNNNRVVRLRLFLFPTSLSRETSEIDTNSRTSSIASLLDGSKKRENWFLDALNGGGAALERRRSEASSIVSEVPDYLFGLDNSDDTDKRVKSRTGLGDGVPGSDPGSPAFGSTSSASQLPTLPPVKTKLEGPNPGLNPGLSSGWGPGSNPGSPYPVHHQPQPGVQSIPVYYVPAGPGQGPGVVPQRNSHLQPVPVPVQVQVPVPGHFVQQYGPGPVQVPVGYSGPGPVYGAGPFRPVEGMDPFVMQMQGNMGPGLGPGLGQVQGSSGVSQPLFYAVNKPGMDANYPPGMILPVSGEEMGGYGQPGLDAPKGRTMQP